The following coding sequences are from one Kallotenue papyrolyticum window:
- a CDS encoding ABC transporter permease: MLNFLLFLVKRLAMMLISLVVIVSISYTLLYYAPGNYLDVQRAYSAMSSQMNPNSADYQRQRQLFEERYGLNKPLYAQIWTYVTKALTFKFGPSFQNPSVLIEDMVAERLPRTLLIVLLGIGLALVVGIPLGVIAGFRRNTWIDYVVTGLSMVGQVVPVYVLAVILILLFAGQVWNILPNGGWSTPWPKPSQLVLPVLTLALGPIAGIARYTRNQVAETLSQEFIRTARSKGLPEQVVIMRHALRNSLIPVVTTTAPQIAFALVGSVWIENIFRIPGIGQLFNTALQARDYPLMITSVVVLALGVMLANLLADIIYSLLDPRIKLEA, translated from the coding sequence ATGCTCAATTTTCTGCTCTTTTTGGTCAAACGCCTGGCCATGATGCTGATCTCGCTGGTGGTGATCGTCAGCATCTCGTACACGCTGCTGTATTATGCGCCGGGAAATTATTTGGATGTACAGCGCGCTTATTCGGCCATGTCATCACAAATGAATCCTAATAGCGCCGATTATCAACGCCAGCGTCAACTTTTTGAGGAGCGCTATGGTCTGAATAAGCCGCTGTATGCTCAGATCTGGACCTACGTTACCAAAGCGCTGACCTTTAAGTTTGGGCCGTCCTTCCAGAATCCGAGCGTGCTGATCGAGGATATGGTCGCCGAACGCCTGCCGCGTACGCTGTTGATCGTGCTGCTGGGCATCGGTCTGGCGCTGGTGGTGGGCATTCCGCTGGGCGTGATCGCCGGCTTTCGGCGCAACACCTGGATCGACTATGTGGTTACCGGCCTGTCGATGGTTGGGCAGGTGGTGCCGGTGTATGTGCTGGCGGTGATCCTGATCCTGCTGTTTGCCGGCCAGGTGTGGAACATTCTGCCCAACGGCGGGTGGAGTACGCCGTGGCCCAAGCCATCGCAGTTGGTCTTGCCGGTGCTGACGCTGGCGCTCGGTCCGATCGCCGGGATCGCGCGCTACACGCGCAACCAGGTGGCCGAGACGCTCAGCCAGGAGTTCATCCGCACGGCGCGCTCCAAAGGGCTGCCCGAACAGGTGGTGATCATGCGCCATGCGCTGCGCAACTCGCTGATCCCGGTGGTCACGACGACGGCGCCGCAGATCGCCTTTGCGCTGGTCGGTTCGGTGTGGATCGAAAACATTTTTCGCATTCCAGGCATCGGCCAGTTGTTCAACACGGCGTTGCAGGCGCGCGACTATCCCTTGATGATCACCAGCGTGGTGGTCTTGGCGCTGGGCGTGATGCTGGCTAATCTGTTGGCCGATATTATTTACAGTCTGCTTGATCCGCGCATCAAGCTGGAAGCCTGA
- a CDS encoding ABC transporter ATP-binding protein, translating into MAQPPLLDVKDLWVEFKRPGGIVHAVNGVSFALQPGESLGIVGESGSGKSVTLLAILGLIARNGRVVRGQALLDGDDLLQMSADELRQVRGRDVGVIFQDPMTSLNPIMRIGEQITEAMLVRKLYSPAEARQRAIDLLRRVGIPEPEQRFNDYPFQFSGGMRQRVMIAIALALNPKLLIADEPTTALDVTVQAQVLKLIDRLRREMGMAMVIITHDFGVATNYCDRILVMYAGKIMESASVEQLVTRTAHPYSLGLLESTMEIGHGKRPIQPIPGTPPSAMSIPPGCPFAPRCRFATARCVEETPVLREVEPGHLAFCHYAEEVMRHVVEQVSV; encoded by the coding sequence ATGGCGCAGCCACCACTGCTCGACGTGAAGGATCTCTGGGTTGAGTTCAAGCGTCCGGGCGGCATCGTGCATGCCGTCAACGGCGTCAGCTTTGCGCTGCAGCCGGGCGAGAGCCTGGGCATTGTCGGCGAGAGCGGCTCCGGCAAGTCGGTGACGCTGCTGGCGATCCTGGGCTTGATCGCGCGCAACGGGCGCGTGGTGCGCGGCCAAGCGTTGCTCGACGGCGACGATCTGCTGCAGATGAGCGCCGATGAGCTGCGCCAGGTGCGCGGGCGCGACGTGGGCGTGATCTTCCAGGACCCGATGACCAGTCTCAACCCGATCATGCGCATCGGCGAGCAGATCACCGAGGCGATGCTGGTGCGCAAGCTGTACTCGCCCGCCGAAGCCAGGCAGCGCGCCATCGATCTGTTGCGCCGCGTGGGCATTCCCGAGCCGGAACAGCGCTTCAACGATTATCCCTTCCAGTTTTCGGGCGGCATGCGCCAGCGCGTGATGATCGCCATTGCCTTGGCGCTCAACCCCAAACTGCTGATCGCCGACGAGCCGACCACCGCCCTGGACGTGACCGTGCAGGCCCAGGTGCTCAAGCTGATCGACCGGCTGCGCCGCGAGATGGGCATGGCGATGGTGATCATTACGCACGATTTCGGGGTGGCCACCAACTACTGCGACCGCATTCTGGTGATGTACGCCGGCAAGATCATGGAGTCGGCCAGCGTTGAGCAACTGGTGACGCGCACGGCGCATCCCTATTCGCTGGGCCTGCTGGAGAGCACCATGGAGATCGGTCACGGCAAGCGGCCGATCCAGCCGATCCCCGGCACGCCGCCGAGCGCGATGAGCATTCCGCCCGGCTGCCCCTTCGCGCCGCGCTGCCGCTTCGCGACGGCGCGCTGCGTCGAGGAGACGCCGGTGCTGCGCGAGGTCGAACCCGGCCATCTTGCCTTTTGCCACTATGCCGAGGAGGTGAT
- a CDS encoding ABC transporter permease has protein sequence MAVSNTFPQASAGAVPASETLLQVFWRRFRRNRMAVVGLVLVGAFLVVAVAAPWIAPYHYNDQNLPNAWQAPSLAHPFGTDDLGRDQLSRVIYAIRIAAIVGVGASMLSLLIGAVIGAISGMRGGWVDSVLMRVVDIFNSFPSILLAVVLAAALGQSVGIIIVALAVTGWAGYARLVRGQVLAIKNNEYVLAARTLGAGEGYLIRKYVLPNILGPIIVALSFGIPYAMTAEAGLSVIGVGIRPPEPSWGNLINLGLAKMRGFPHLAIWPTAIFSLTLLAFTWFGDGLQEIFNPKGER, from the coding sequence ATGGCTGTATCAAATACCTTTCCGCAGGCAAGCGCCGGTGCTGTTCCCGCCTCGGAGACGCTGCTGCAGGTCTTCTGGCGGCGTTTTCGGCGCAACCGCATGGCCGTGGTCGGCCTGGTGCTGGTCGGCGCTTTTCTGGTGGTGGCGGTGGCTGCGCCATGGATCGCCCCCTACCACTACAACGACCAGAACTTGCCCAACGCCTGGCAAGCGCCCTCGCTGGCGCATCCCTTCGGCACTGACGATCTGGGCCGTGACCAGTTGAGTCGCGTTATCTATGCTATCCGCATCGCGGCAATCGTCGGCGTTGGTGCCTCGATGCTTTCGCTGCTGATCGGCGCAGTGATCGGTGCCATCTCGGGCATGCGCGGTGGCTGGGTCGATAGTGTGCTGATGCGCGTGGTCGATATCTTCAACTCGTTTCCCTCGATCCTGCTGGCGGTCGTCCTGGCGGCGGCGTTGGGCCAGAGCGTAGGGATCATTATCGTCGCGCTGGCGGTGACCGGCTGGGCCGGCTACGCACGTCTGGTGCGCGGGCAGGTGCTCGCGATCAAGAACAACGAGTATGTGCTGGCGGCGCGCACGCTGGGCGCCGGCGAAGGCTACTTGATTCGCAAGTATGTACTGCCCAACATCCTGGGACCGATCATCGTGGCGCTTAGCTTCGGCATTCCCTATGCCATGACCGCCGAGGCCGGCTTGTCGGTGATCGGCGTCGGGATTCGTCCGCCGGAGCCTTCCTGGGGCAATCTGATCAACTTGGGTCTTGCCAAGATGCGCGGCTTTCCGCACCTGGCGATCTGGCCGACTGCGATCTTCAGCCTGACGCTGTTGGCCTTCACCTGGTTCGGCGACGGTCTGCAGGAGATTTTCAACCCGAAAGGAGAGCGCTAG